From a region of the Trichoderma atroviride chromosome 6, complete sequence genome:
- a CDS encoding uncharacterized protein (EggNog:ENOG41~BUSCO:EOG092D06WH), translated as MIQPFLRARPLAQRATLWALRQPQPLIKISLKSFTTTQVVDGKAGRSRARAKRRQSSLSTKSRKDPSEKPKSKKPTKNKQPSSAEPGKFALSPENGVPKGKGESHNAVIPPSAGLWTSLKSRLQASSSSSNPRKRRENDVEGTEHEEEIEDDLIARYAETPAAPEELPPGKSSLAKKLTKGKKTKGKSNLDVKTIRPQHLKLCPVEEDALLPVPQLSHNLDRVLFNPGVYHMQDDRSRVFNFDPYLASIMPVKEFDFDALRSYVTSSKDVKLRQLSAAHGMKYCGSTSSMTSILSHFHFLLSAWRKPNFAYLSRSLEPESYNFTALSRGPAAAFAHFNDGVYAFDSDKEYDTENILSSLGKSMEKLLTLPKEEFEKYRRSRSHQLTEEERNAEDSFHYTTLGDFMMRSQLDAYDPRLPGSGMFDLKTRAVVAVRMDVRGYEKGAGYEIQNRFGQWESFEREYYDMVRTVFLKYSLQVRMGRMDGIFVAYHNTQRIFGFQYISLDEMDVALHGTNDRRVGDQEFKISVTLLNELMDRATKRFPGRTLRLHVETRPTKVPLTYFFVEPVTEEEMTKTQEAAKSTVEELERAINKAEAEEGAEETGETAQAESSLPFNEETEQLSDNLSYQDAQNEAAWNDMMIKVEETVEDDSLGIGSVREAVQEALEQSGILKDKTELEIEQYLDAMVASLTAHSSKIKELRDRSDDPGDLVRPLRKHDTEDGLGADEASDEKQHENSGSNFDTADSEMQKASLTDLILKATEGIDNKAQNLKTFQRMFADLTTRAKDDDKEAIEDEQVTSAKDETSNDDELIEEEEEGDESDAAENTESPGRPQRELFGMFVTIRNQVNGEHVERPTNVRKEDDFDWSVQYNITELPDTRARKIYDKLKQRRKKVLAPTPSDNWDWYKMFQGKLPALSKKGEIFREMRTQQEAESPMHVAWERGAVSRENFQPPEK; from the coding sequence ATGATTCAGCCATTTCTTCGTGCCAGACCACTGGCCCAACGTGCTACCCTCTGGGCGCTccgccagccacagcctctGATCAAGATCAGTTTAAAATCTTTCACAACCACCCAAGTGGTAGATGGCAAAGCAGGACGAAGTAGAGCCAGAGCAAAGCGCCGACAGAGCTCTTTGAGCACCAAATCTCGCAAAGACCCTTCAGAGAAACcaaaaagtaaaaagccAACCAAGAATAAGCAGCCCAGCTCTGCTGAACCTGGAAAGTTCGCTTTGAGCCCTGAGAATGGAGTCCCGAAAGGCAAGGGAGAATCGCATAATGCAGTGATACCGCCATCTGCAGGCTTATGGACTTCATTAAAATCCCGCCTTCAAGCCTCGAGCTCATCTTCAAATCCAAGGAAAAGGCGAGAAAATGACGTTGAAGGAACAGAGCATGAAGAGGAAATTGAGGATGATTTGATCGCTCGTTATGCTGAGACACCAGCGGCTCCCGAAGAATTACCTCCTGGGAAGTCCTCTTTAGCCAAAAAATTAacaaagggcaaaaaaacaaagggCAAATCGAACTTGGATGTCAAGACCATAAGGCCCCAACATCTGAAGCTGTGCCCAGTTGAAGAGGACGCCTTGCTACCAGTGCCGCAACTCTCCCATAACCTTGATCGAGTATTGTTCAACCCAGGAGTCTACCACATGCAGGATGACCGATCCCGCGTCTTCAATTTCGATCCTTATCTGGCTTCCATCATGCCGGTGAAGGAGTTCGATTTCGATGCACTAAGGAGCTATGTCACCTCATCCAAAGACGTAAAGTTGAGACAGCTCAGTGCTGCTCACGGCATGAAATACTGCGGCTCAACATCAAGCATGACTTCAATTTTATCTCATTTTCACTTTCTCCTCTCAGCTTGGAGAAAACCTAATTTTGCGTACTTGTCACGATCACTAGAGCCGGAATCTTACAACTTTACCGCTTTAAGCCGTGGCCCTGCTGCCGCTTTTGCGCACTTCAATGATGGAGTCTATGCATTTGACTCTGACAAAGAATATGACACGGAAAATATCCTCAGCTCGCTTGGAAAATCCATGGAAAAACTTCTTACGCTGCCAAAAGAGGAATTCGAAAAATATAGGAGATCAAGGTCTCATCAGCTgacagaggaagagagaaacgCAGAGGACTCGTTCCACTATACTACTTTGGGAGACTTCATGATGCGGTCACAGCTTGATGCCTATGATCCTAGGCTTCCTGGCTCCGGCATGTTCGACCTGAAAACACGAGCAGTTGTTGCCGTCAGAATGGATGTCCGGGGATACGAGAAAGGGGCAGGCTACGAAATTCAGAATCGGTTTGGTCAGTGGGAGTCTTTTGAGCGCGAGTATTACGATATGGTCAGAACGGTGTTTTTGAAATACTCTCTGCAAGTGCGAATGGGCCGCATGgatggcatcttcgtcgcATATCACAACACACAGCGAATATTTGGGTTCCAGTACATCAGCTTGGATGAAATGGATGTGGCTCTTCACGGGACTAATGATCGCCGAGTCGGCGACCAAGAATTCAAAATTAGCGTTACACTTTTGAATGAGCTCATGGACAGAGCTACCAAACGTTTCCCAGGACGAACGCTCCGACTGCATGTGGAGACTCGCCCAACAAAGGTGCCTCTTACATACTTTTTTGTTGAGCCGGTAACGGAGGAAGAAATGACCAAAactcaagaagctgccaaatcAACTGTTGAAGAATTAGAGCGTGCCATTAAcaaagccgaagccgaagaggGAGCTGAAGAAACGGGAGAAACTGCCCAGGCCGAATCATCGCTGCCATTCAACGAGGAGACGGAGCAGCTTTCTGACAATCTTTCTTACCAAGATGCTCAGAACGAGGCTGCCTGGAATGATATGATGATCAAGGTTGAAGAAACCGTGGAAGATGATTCTCTGGGAATAGGATCAGTCAGGGAAGCGGTTCAGGAAGCTCTCGAGCAAAGCGGAATACTCAAAGACAAGACTGAGCTTGAAATCGAGCAATATTTAGATGCCATGGTGGCATCCCTGACGGCACACTCTTCTAAAATTAAGGAGCTACGAGACAGATCTGACGACCCAGGAGATCTCGTAAGGCCACTTCGCAAACACGACACGGAGGATGGTCTTGGTGCTGATGAGGCATCGGACGAGAAGCAGCACGAAAACTCAGGGTCCAACTTTGATACAGCAGACTCAGAGATGCAAAAGGCTTCCTTGACAGATTTGATCCTGAAAGCCACGGAGGGCATTGACAACAAGGCGCAAAATCTCAAGACATTCCAACGAATGTTTGCCGATCTGACTACAAGGGCCAAGGATGATGATAAAGAAGCCATTGAGGATGAACAAGTGACATCTGCCAAGGACGAAACTTCAAACGATGATGAGCttatcgaagaagaagaagagggagacgAGAGTGATGCCGCAGAGAATACGGAAAGCCCTGGACGGCCACAACGTGAACTCTTTGGCATGTTCGTCACTATTCGCAACCAAGTGAATGGCGAGCACGTTGAGCGCCCAACAAACgtcagaaaagaagacgattTCGACTGGTCGGTTCAATACAACATTACTGAGCTGCCCGATACAAGGGCACGCAAGATCTATGATAA